AGCCAAAGTTCTGGAGGGGAACTAGACGCGATCTCAGCTCTCAATCCTCATCTGGGGTCTCGATTAGTACGGTTTCGTCGGCTCGGACCTTTACACTACAGCCCCCATGCTCGAACACCACCGTTACCTCTTCAGTCCCCGATTCAATCACCTTATTCAAGCCATCTGGGTCAAGGGTACGATATAGGGGAGCCAATTCCT
The sequence above is drawn from the Natrononativus amylolyticus genome and encodes:
- a CDS encoding HalOD1 output domain-containing protein; the encoded protein is MMGGDLHRCSIEEYETPAVGVVESLSDIKETEPEELAPLYRTLDPDGLNKVIESGTEEVTVVFEHGGCSVKVRADETVLIETPDED